TCAGGGAGGCGCTCCATTGCAGGAAAGAACCGATCTCCTCATCAACGATCCGTTCCGCCTTGTCGGCCTCTTTTGCGCGCTCCTGGATATTTGTTTCCACGATCCCCTGAAGGCTGTCCACATCGTACAGGTAAACGTTAGCAAGGTCATTTATCTGCGGCTCAATATTTCTCGGCACGGAGATGTCAATTATGAACATCGGCTTCTGCTTCCGCTCTTTCATCGTCTTATGCACCTGGTCTTTTAATAAAATGTAGTGGGGCGCGCCGGTCGAGCAGATGACAATGTCGGTGTGCTGCAATTCAGTTACAAAGCTCTCAAACGGCACCACCTTCCCGTGAAACTCATGGGCCAGCTCCTCGGCCCTTGCGATTGTGCGGTTTGTGACCAGCACGTCTTGCACCCCGCAGTTTATAAGATGCTTTGCCGCAAGCTCGGCCATCTCGCCCGCGCCGATGAGCATGAATGATTTACTGGCGAGGTCGTCGAATATCTTCTTTGCCAGCTCGATTGCCGCAAAGCTGATACTTACCGCGCTCTCGGCGATCTTCGTCTCCGTCCTGATGCGCTTTGCCACGGAAACAGACTTCCTCATCAGTTTATTCAGGATAACGCCCGTGGTTTTATTTTCAAGCGCAAGATCGAAGGCGTCTTTCAACTGTCCGAGTATCTGCGGCTCGCCGACCACCATAGAATCAAGGCTTGAAGCGACCC
This window of the Nitrospirota bacterium genome carries:
- a CDS encoding glutamyl-tRNA reductase, with protein sequence MNILVIGLNHKTAPIEVREKVAFDGPKLGEAIKLLKGSHVVKESIILSTCNRVEIYAGVSDIDSGVEGIKGFLADFHKVQRDLLDRSLYIHKGADAIRHMYRVASSLDSMVVGEPQILGQLKDAFDLALENKTTGVILNKLMRKSVSVAKRIRTETKIAESAVSISFAAIELAKKIFDDLASKSFMLIGAGEMAELAAKHLINCGVQDVLVTNRTIARAEELAHEFHGKVVPFESFVTELQHTDIVICSTGAPHYILLKDQVHKTMKERKQKPMFIIDISVPRNIEPQINDLANVYLYDVDSLQGIVETNIQERAKEADKAERIVDEEIGSFLQWSASLTATPTIVALRNKAEEIRKTEFEKTLKKLGPIEEEKIKAIEYLTISIVNKLIHPPTTVLKEENENRDELIAVIKKLYGINGEEE